A single Stigmatopora argus isolate UIUO_Sarg chromosome 7, RoL_Sarg_1.0, whole genome shotgun sequence DNA region contains:
- the synpo2b gene encoding synaptopodin 2b isoform X1, producing MRSRSRTGIVCNAENFIGEEKMEVETDNPDNMGPSAPWSVSDGSKESGILETPEESDDEIHYSNEERSLKSPYYYFSKCDAGYPEGLQSLDSKFVGKEQSLNDLSGGKEKDSHQDMDFNLHDPGMTPDIKTPLPSLFPKSKDHDLELGQMPRPLTHSSSSFLGHGPEMPLTTEPLCASCRQGQGTGKRRVESSEGGSAEVPPATLIFGISVESAEQAERWKSEFDTDLCREDSHRGRCTRIGEDESQSQRQVNENKSKCKRIAHLLTAAPNPQNKGAVLFKKCQQRVKKYTLVSYGTSDSKFDSQEELEEEASDIQEPELDFVRTSDPDFGEEYTIYHRQHDLSVNWGGVQEMEVFSGTEGKGALMFAHRRKHMQGVVSEQGWHNKALYLKTPSEPGFPVASNIYNARKMSNLSKQVNYMDRHIDQINQPRSAVSNRTAKPFLGVKPGPSSNGMPASPAVPVRNKAVPTYKVPVPIISSPHAWSPTGDIIASRDERITVPAIRACNLPESRRKSTNKHHQTTKKQGSDSRESRSYMESEEDCFSLGAEACNFMQPRAVKLKNPPPVAPKPAINPKSPPWLRSPPTKPCLSPRMSVSQPEQVSGHQRNHRYTDQNCSRAQKTADSLETDPAQATIQTPAVSRVLLSSSFQPRIQAITTNWSKPLPRTAVSMQTRCPSFSPLHSQSTLQSRQDSVSGSIASCPPKPVKSFISNMSLPHPKAQVFGGGFDQPGGDRTIVGEGQELLSKRPSRKDKFVVGTPTTNQVRCTSPTISLPNSWRYSSNIRAPPPLSYNPLHSPFYNSPAVKKAQPTKPTVATKPSPKHLNTLDVMKHQPHHLDSSLFHYEAAPEAKTPIGKPVPPSKFELTQKLKQRSGLSHSPNIAEPDFESKSETSAKSSAKSSGPGKGRSRSLSLPRHSSSGPLSTMSTQAPHQCISLAKPARASSITPYKPPTPWEAASQSPYGLVDDAFTYQNVSRVRGAGPRRSLPEPRKDWKRRLSLDPLASQGQCRMVPAYMTSASMRVKSAYDKITTAYGPPFRPAQPLKPAGKPRII from the exons ATGAGATCACGGTCAAGAACAG gcATCGTTTGCAACGCTGAGAATTTTATAGGAGAAGAAAAAATGGAAGTGGAAACCGACAACCCAGACAACATGGGTCCTTCAGCTCCTTGGTCAGTTTCTGATGGTTCCAAAGAATCTGGTATCCTTGAAACCCCAGAAGAATCCGATGATGAAATTCATTATAGTAATGAAGAAAGAAGCTTAAAGTCACCGTACTATTATTTCTCTAAATGTGATGCAGGGTACCCAGAAGGTTTACAATCTCTAGACTCAAAATTCGTCGGTAAGGAACAGTCCTTGAACGACCTGAGTGGTGGTAAGGAGAAAGATTCACACCAAGACATGGACTTTAACCTTCATGATCCAGGAATGACCCCAGACATCAAAACCCCACTACCCTCACTCTTCCCAAAATCAAAGGACCATGACCTGGAACTTGGGCAAATGCCAAGGCCACTCACACATTCATCTTCATCCTTCCTTGGACATGGTCCTGAAATGCCCCTGACTACTGAGCCCCTGTGCGCCAGTTGTAGGCAGGGCCAAGGGACTGGAAAGAGGAGAGTTGAATCTTCAGAAGGAGGGAGTGCTGAAGTACCTCCTGCCACACTCATCTTTGGAATCTCAGTTGAGAGTGCTGAGCAGGCAGAGAGGTGGAAGTCAGAGTTTGACACAGATCTTTGCAGAGAGGACAGTCACAGAGGAAGGTGTACAC GTATTGGTGAAGATGAAAGCCAATCACAAAGGCAGGTTAATGAGAACAAGTCCAAATGTAAGAGAATTGCTCACCTTTTAACTGCTGCACCCAACCCGCAAAATAAGGGAGCCGTCTTGTTCAAAAAATGCCAGCAAAGGGTGAAGAAGTACACACTTGTAAGTTATGGGACTAGTGACAGCAAGTTTGACAGTCAAGAAGAATTGGAAGAAGAAGCAAGTGACATCCAGGAGCCTGAGCTTGACTTTGTCAGAACCAGCGATCCGGACTTTGGAGAAGAATACACCATTTATCACAGGCAGCATGATTTAAGTGTGAATTGGGGAGGTGTTCAAGAAATGGAAGTGTTCTCTGGGACGGAAGGAAAGGGCGCCTTGATGTTTGCGCACCGCCGTAAACACATGCAAGGAGTTGTTTCCGAGCAAGGATGGCATAATAAAGCATTATATTTGAAGACACCGTCAGAACCTGGATTTCCAGTAGCAAGTAACATTTACAACGCCAGGAAAATGTCCAATCTTTCTAAACAGGTCAACTACATGGATAGACACATTGATCAGATAAACCAGCCCAGATCTGCGGTTTCAAACAGGACAGCGAAGCCCTTTTTAGGAGTTAAACCTGGTCCGTCCTCTAACGGGATGCCTGCCAGCCCTGCTGTTCCAGTGAGAAACAAAGCTGTGCCAACATATAAGGTACCCGTTCCGATCATCTCAAGCCCACACGCTTGGTCCCCAACTGGAGACATCATAGCCTCCAGGGACGAGCGAATAACTGTACCCGCAATAAGGGCTTGCAACCTGCCAGAGTCAAGGCGTAAAAGCACTAACAAACACCATCAGACAACTAAAAAACAAGGATCAGACTCTCGGGAAAGCAGATCTTATATGGAGTCAGAGGAAGACTGTTTTAGTCTGGGGGCAGAAGCTTGTAACTTCATGCAACCAAGAGCAGTTAAACTTAAGAATCCACCCCCAGTTGCACCCAAGCCGGCTATCAACCCCAAAAGTCCACCATGGTTAAGAAGCCCTCCGACTAAACCCTGTCTTTCTCCGAGGATGTCAGTTTCACAACCCGAGCAGGTATCGGGACACCAGCGAAATCACAGATACACGGACCAGAACTGCTCTCGGGCTCAAAAAACGGCCGACTCCTTGGAAACAGATCCAGCACAGGCAACAATTCAAACTCCTGCCGTTAGCCGGGTATTGCTGAGCTCTTCTTTTCAGCCTCGTATTCAGGCAATCACGACTAATTGGAGCAAACCACTACCCAGAACTGCTGTGAGTATGCAGACACGCTGTCCTTCTTTCAGCCCGCTTCACTCACAGTCAACTTTGCAAAGTAGGCAGGACAGTGTTTCGGGTTCCATTGCCTCTTGTCCACCAAAACCAGTGAAATCCTTCATATCAAATATGTCACTGCCTCATCCAAAAGCCCAAGTCTTTGGTGGAGGTTTTGATCAGCCTGGTGGCGACCGCACCATTGTGGGAGAAGGCCAAGAGTTGCTTTCCAAGAGACCATCCAGAAAGGACAAGTTTGTAGTTGGCACCCCAACAACAAACCAGGTGAGATGCACTTCTCCAACAATATCATTACCCAACTCCTGGAGATATTCATCCAATATTCGTGCACCGCCCCCTTTATCCTACAATCCACTTCACTCCCCTTTTTATAATTCACCAGCAGTGAAAAAAGCACAGCCAACGAAACCCACAGTGGCAACCAAACCATCCCCAAAACACCTCAACACTTTAGATGTCATGAAACATCAGCCGCATCATTTGGATTCTTCACTGTTCCATTACGAAGCAGCCCCAGAGGCTAAAACCCCCATTGGCAAACCCGTTCCGCCATCAAAGTTTGAACTGACCCAAAAACTCAAACAAAGATCTGGCCTCTCTCATTCTCCTAATATCGCTGAGCCCGATTTTGAAAGCAAATCAGAGACCTCTGCCAAGTCCTCGGCTAAGTCCTCTGGTCCG GGAAAAGGTAGAAGTCGCTCCCTCAGCCTGCCCAGGCACTCCTCTTCTGGGCCCCTGTCAACTATGAGCACACAGGCTCCTCACCAATGTATTTCTCTTGCAAAGCCAGCCCGGGCATCAAGCATCACCCCCTATAAACCGCCCACGCCCTGGGAGGCTGCGTCTCAGAGCCCCTACGGTTTGGTGGATGACGCCTTTACATACCAAAATGTCTCACGTGTCAGGGGCGCGGGGCCCCGTAGGTCCCTGCCCGAGCCTCGAAAAGATTGGAAACGCAGGCTGTCACTTGATCCGCTGGCTAGTCAGGGTCAATGCCGTATGGTCCCTGCTTACATGACCTCGGCATCCATGAGAGTGAAAAGCGCATACGACAAAATAACAACAGCATATGGGCCTCCTTTTAGACCAGCCCAGCCACTTAAGCCAGCTGGTAAACCCAGAATTATATAA
- the synpo2b gene encoding synaptopodin 2b isoform X2 yields MEVETDNPDNMGPSAPWSVSDGSKESGILETPEESDDEIHYSNEERSLKSPYYYFSKCDAGYPEGLQSLDSKFVGKEQSLNDLSGGKEKDSHQDMDFNLHDPGMTPDIKTPLPSLFPKSKDHDLELGQMPRPLTHSSSSFLGHGPEMPLTTEPLCASCRQGQGTGKRRVESSEGGSAEVPPATLIFGISVESAEQAERWKSEFDTDLCREDSHRGRCTRIGEDESQSQRQVNENKSKCKRIAHLLTAAPNPQNKGAVLFKKCQQRVKKYTLVSYGTSDSKFDSQEELEEEASDIQEPELDFVRTSDPDFGEEYTIYHRQHDLSVNWGGVQEMEVFSGTEGKGALMFAHRRKHMQGVVSEQGWHNKALYLKTPSEPGFPVASNIYNARKMSNLSKQVNYMDRHIDQINQPRSAVSNRTAKPFLGVKPGPSSNGMPASPAVPVRNKAVPTYKVPVPIISSPHAWSPTGDIIASRDERITVPAIRACNLPESRRKSTNKHHQTTKKQGSDSRESRSYMESEEDCFSLGAEACNFMQPRAVKLKNPPPVAPKPAINPKSPPWLRSPPTKPCLSPRMSVSQPEQVSGHQRNHRYTDQNCSRAQKTADSLETDPAQATIQTPAVSRVLLSSSFQPRIQAITTNWSKPLPRTAVSMQTRCPSFSPLHSQSTLQSRQDSVSGSIASCPPKPVKSFISNMSLPHPKAQVFGGGFDQPGGDRTIVGEGQELLSKRPSRKDKFVVGTPTTNQVRCTSPTISLPNSWRYSSNIRAPPPLSYNPLHSPFYNSPAVKKAQPTKPTVATKPSPKHLNTLDVMKHQPHHLDSSLFHYEAAPEAKTPIGKPVPPSKFELTQKLKQRSGLSHSPNIAEPDFESKSETSAKSSAKSSGPGKGRSRSLSLPRHSSSGPLSTMSTQAPHQCISLAKPARASSITPYKPPTPWEAASQSPYGLVDDAFTYQNVSRVRGAGPRRSLPEPRKDWKRRLSLDPLASQGQCRMVPAYMTSASMRVKSAYDKITTAYGPPFRPAQPLKPAGKPRII; encoded by the exons ATGGAAGTGGAAACCGACAACCCAGACAACATGGGTCCTTCAGCTCCTTGGTCAGTTTCTGATGGTTCCAAAGAATCTGGTATCCTTGAAACCCCAGAAGAATCCGATGATGAAATTCATTATAGTAATGAAGAAAGAAGCTTAAAGTCACCGTACTATTATTTCTCTAAATGTGATGCAGGGTACCCAGAAGGTTTACAATCTCTAGACTCAAAATTCGTCGGTAAGGAACAGTCCTTGAACGACCTGAGTGGTGGTAAGGAGAAAGATTCACACCAAGACATGGACTTTAACCTTCATGATCCAGGAATGACCCCAGACATCAAAACCCCACTACCCTCACTCTTCCCAAAATCAAAGGACCATGACCTGGAACTTGGGCAAATGCCAAGGCCACTCACACATTCATCTTCATCCTTCCTTGGACATGGTCCTGAAATGCCCCTGACTACTGAGCCCCTGTGCGCCAGTTGTAGGCAGGGCCAAGGGACTGGAAAGAGGAGAGTTGAATCTTCAGAAGGAGGGAGTGCTGAAGTACCTCCTGCCACACTCATCTTTGGAATCTCAGTTGAGAGTGCTGAGCAGGCAGAGAGGTGGAAGTCAGAGTTTGACACAGATCTTTGCAGAGAGGACAGTCACAGAGGAAGGTGTACAC GTATTGGTGAAGATGAAAGCCAATCACAAAGGCAGGTTAATGAGAACAAGTCCAAATGTAAGAGAATTGCTCACCTTTTAACTGCTGCACCCAACCCGCAAAATAAGGGAGCCGTCTTGTTCAAAAAATGCCAGCAAAGGGTGAAGAAGTACACACTTGTAAGTTATGGGACTAGTGACAGCAAGTTTGACAGTCAAGAAGAATTGGAAGAAGAAGCAAGTGACATCCAGGAGCCTGAGCTTGACTTTGTCAGAACCAGCGATCCGGACTTTGGAGAAGAATACACCATTTATCACAGGCAGCATGATTTAAGTGTGAATTGGGGAGGTGTTCAAGAAATGGAAGTGTTCTCTGGGACGGAAGGAAAGGGCGCCTTGATGTTTGCGCACCGCCGTAAACACATGCAAGGAGTTGTTTCCGAGCAAGGATGGCATAATAAAGCATTATATTTGAAGACACCGTCAGAACCTGGATTTCCAGTAGCAAGTAACATTTACAACGCCAGGAAAATGTCCAATCTTTCTAAACAGGTCAACTACATGGATAGACACATTGATCAGATAAACCAGCCCAGATCTGCGGTTTCAAACAGGACAGCGAAGCCCTTTTTAGGAGTTAAACCTGGTCCGTCCTCTAACGGGATGCCTGCCAGCCCTGCTGTTCCAGTGAGAAACAAAGCTGTGCCAACATATAAGGTACCCGTTCCGATCATCTCAAGCCCACACGCTTGGTCCCCAACTGGAGACATCATAGCCTCCAGGGACGAGCGAATAACTGTACCCGCAATAAGGGCTTGCAACCTGCCAGAGTCAAGGCGTAAAAGCACTAACAAACACCATCAGACAACTAAAAAACAAGGATCAGACTCTCGGGAAAGCAGATCTTATATGGAGTCAGAGGAAGACTGTTTTAGTCTGGGGGCAGAAGCTTGTAACTTCATGCAACCAAGAGCAGTTAAACTTAAGAATCCACCCCCAGTTGCACCCAAGCCGGCTATCAACCCCAAAAGTCCACCATGGTTAAGAAGCCCTCCGACTAAACCCTGTCTTTCTCCGAGGATGTCAGTTTCACAACCCGAGCAGGTATCGGGACACCAGCGAAATCACAGATACACGGACCAGAACTGCTCTCGGGCTCAAAAAACGGCCGACTCCTTGGAAACAGATCCAGCACAGGCAACAATTCAAACTCCTGCCGTTAGCCGGGTATTGCTGAGCTCTTCTTTTCAGCCTCGTATTCAGGCAATCACGACTAATTGGAGCAAACCACTACCCAGAACTGCTGTGAGTATGCAGACACGCTGTCCTTCTTTCAGCCCGCTTCACTCACAGTCAACTTTGCAAAGTAGGCAGGACAGTGTTTCGGGTTCCATTGCCTCTTGTCCACCAAAACCAGTGAAATCCTTCATATCAAATATGTCACTGCCTCATCCAAAAGCCCAAGTCTTTGGTGGAGGTTTTGATCAGCCTGGTGGCGACCGCACCATTGTGGGAGAAGGCCAAGAGTTGCTTTCCAAGAGACCATCCAGAAAGGACAAGTTTGTAGTTGGCACCCCAACAACAAACCAGGTGAGATGCACTTCTCCAACAATATCATTACCCAACTCCTGGAGATATTCATCCAATATTCGTGCACCGCCCCCTTTATCCTACAATCCACTTCACTCCCCTTTTTATAATTCACCAGCAGTGAAAAAAGCACAGCCAACGAAACCCACAGTGGCAACCAAACCATCCCCAAAACACCTCAACACTTTAGATGTCATGAAACATCAGCCGCATCATTTGGATTCTTCACTGTTCCATTACGAAGCAGCCCCAGAGGCTAAAACCCCCATTGGCAAACCCGTTCCGCCATCAAAGTTTGAACTGACCCAAAAACTCAAACAAAGATCTGGCCTCTCTCATTCTCCTAATATCGCTGAGCCCGATTTTGAAAGCAAATCAGAGACCTCTGCCAAGTCCTCGGCTAAGTCCTCTGGTCCG GGAAAAGGTAGAAGTCGCTCCCTCAGCCTGCCCAGGCACTCCTCTTCTGGGCCCCTGTCAACTATGAGCACACAGGCTCCTCACCAATGTATTTCTCTTGCAAAGCCAGCCCGGGCATCAAGCATCACCCCCTATAAACCGCCCACGCCCTGGGAGGCTGCGTCTCAGAGCCCCTACGGTTTGGTGGATGACGCCTTTACATACCAAAATGTCTCACGTGTCAGGGGCGCGGGGCCCCGTAGGTCCCTGCCCGAGCCTCGAAAAGATTGGAAACGCAGGCTGTCACTTGATCCGCTGGCTAGTCAGGGTCAATGCCGTATGGTCCCTGCTTACATGACCTCGGCATCCATGAGAGTGAAAAGCGCATACGACAAAATAACAACAGCATATGGGCCTCCTTTTAGACCAGCCCAGCCACTTAAGCCAGCTGGTAAACCCAGAATTATATAA
- the LOC144077161 gene encoding uncharacterized protein LOC144077161 has product MENGLLHPQGHFEYLVMPFGLCNAPAVFQSLINDVLRDMLNHLEEHVQHVRQVLQRLPEKRLYAKAEKCEFHVSETTFLGYVVTAGEMRMDAKKVGAITQWQRPKGRRELQRFLGFANFYRRLIRNYSRVAAPLTALSSTKLPFRWSDAAEVAFCDLKSRFTGAPVLAHPDPELQFQMEVDASELGLSPAERNYGIREGELLAVKMALKEWRHHLEEGRGIEGPRAGAGPKKRRYCTNAFDDRH; this is encoded by the exons ATGGAAAACGGCCTTCTCCACCCCCAGGGCCATTTTGAATACCTGGTGATGCCTTTTGGACTCTGCAATGCCCCGGCAGTGTTCCAGTCCCTGATCAATGACGTCCTCCGGGACATGCTCAACCA CCTTGAGGAGCACGTGCAGCACGTGCGCCAGGTGTTGCAACGTCTCCCAGAGAAGCGCCTATACGCCAAGGCTGAGAAATGTGAATTTCACGTCTCGGAGACCACCTTTCTGGGGTACGTGGTGACCGCCGGGGAGATGCGGATGGATGCCAAAAAGGTGGGGGCTATAACTCAGTGGCAAAGGCCCAAGGGGAGAAGGGAGTTGCAACGCTTTTTGGGGTTTGCAAACTTCTATAGACGTTTAATCAGGAACTATAGCCGCGTCGCCGCCCCCCTCACAGCACTCTCATCCACAAAACTCCCGTTCCGTTGGTCAGATGCAGCGGAGGTGGCATTCTGTGACCTGAAGTCCCGTTTCACCGGTGCTCCCGTCCTCGCCCACCCAGACCCTGAATTGCAGTTCCAGATGGAGGTCGACGCCTCGGAGCTGGG GCTGTCTCCAGCAGAACGCAACTACGGCATTCGGGAGGGGGAACTGCTCGCGGTGAAGATGGCCCTGAAGGAATGGCGACACCACCTAGAAGAAGGCCGAGGTATTGAGGGCCCAAGAGCTGGAGCCGGACCCAAGAAAAG GCGGTATTGCACCAACGCTTTTGATGACCGACATTGA